GGACTCCGCTCGGCACGCAGATCTACACCATTACGGCTGCGGGGAGCGACGGCGTCAATACGGTTCGACACACCTACCAATATCAAGTGACAATCCAGTGACGGTGGATTGAGCAAGTCCAGCAAAATCGGAGATACTTACGGTCGGGACTGCGAATCAGTTGGTTCGCATGCTCCGGCCGCAACCTTTTTTCCCGTGTGCCGTCTATACCGGTGGAATTCAACCTCGCAGCGGACGCCTGGAGGCTGGTGCCGTTCCCCCGGAAGACAATCCTCGTTGGGCACAGGTATAAAGGCAAAATGTTCATGCGAAGCCCTTTCGTAGTCAGGCTTATCCTCCCCGCTCTCTTCGCTATTGGTCTTTCGGCCTTTCCGCTTGAAGCGGCCGTCAATAACCGTATCGCGACAGTCAATGACAACAGCCGTCGCACGATTGAGCACACAATCCCTGCCCGGGCGCGGCTGGCAACCGATCTTGGCGAGGCTCCCGCGGATCGCAGGCTCGACTCAGTCACGCTGCACTTCAACATGACCGACGCGCAGCAGGCCGAGCTCAACCAGCTTCTCATCGACCAGCAGAATCCCAGCTCGCCACACTACCACCAGTGGCTCTCGCCGGAGCAGTTCGCCGCGCGCTTTGGGCTGTCTAGCTCCGACCTCGCCAAGATTTCCTCGTGGCTCACTGGCAAGGGCCTTACCATCACCAGCGTTGGGCGCACCGGGACGATGATCACGTTCTCCGGCACAGTCGGGCAGATCGAGCAGGCCCTCGGCACCCGCATTCACGCGTACTCTCTCAACGGCGAGCAACACATTGCCAATGTCGCCGACCCGTCGCTGCCGGCCGCTATCTCAGACGTCGTGATGGGCGTCACTGGGCTGCACGACTTCAAGCTCAAGCCGCGTGCGCATGTGCGCCCAAATTACACGTCATCCATTACTGGCAACCACTACATAGCTCCCGGTGACTTCTACACGATCTACGACATAAATCCGAACTCGATCAACGGAGCTGGAGTGTCAATCGCAGTCGTGGGACAGACTGACATCAGTACCTCTGATGTTGATGCCTTTCGCGCTGCGTCTGGTCTCTCCTCCAACTCGCCGACGATTGTTAAGGCTACGGGATACGTTGCCGGTACCGTCGCGAGCGACATCGACGAGGCTCAACTCGACGTTGAGTGGTCTGGCGCAGTTGCTCCGAATGCCTCGATTAGTTTTGTGACTGTAGGGGCGAGCCAAAGTGCCTCCGTTATTGACGCGCTTCTCTATGCCATTTCAAACAAGGTCGCTCCCATCATCAGCATCAGCTATGGCAGCTGCGAGGCTTCGTGGGGGCAGTCCACTCTTGCTTCAATCAACAAATCCCTTCAAATGGCCAACACCATGGGCATCACAGTTGTAGGGCCCGGAGGAGACTCCGGCGCGACAGACTGCGACTCTGCCCTTTCGACAGCGACGCAGGGACTGGCAGTCGACTTTCCCGCCAGCTCTCCGTTTGTGACCGGTATTGGCGGCACCATGTTCAACGAGGGAACAGGCACCTACTGGAACAGCAGCAACGGCAGCTACTCTGGCTCTGCAACCGGTTACATCCCGGAGACAGTCTGGAACGAGTCGAATTCCTCCGGTCTTGGCGCCGGTGGTGGAGGAGCCAGCGCTTACTTCAGCAAGCCCGCGTGGCAGGTCGGTACCGGTGTTCCGTCCGACCTCTCCCGTGACGTGCCGGATATCTCCCTTGATTCAGCGGCCAGCCACGATGGTTATCTCTTCTGCTCGAAGGGATCGTGCACCAACGGCTTCCGCAACTCTTCCAGCAACCTCAATGTCGTAGGCGGCACGTCGGTCGCCACGCCCGCATTTGCCGGTATCCTCGCTCTGCTTGAGCAGAAGCTCAACGCAACGACTGGCCTGGGCAATGTAAATCCTCAGATCTACGGCCTTGCCAACAGCACCTACTACAACAATGCCTTTCACGACATCAATAGCGGCAACAATGACAGCCCCTGCACAGCCGGCACGCCCGATTGTCCCAACGGCGGCAGCATCGGTTACAACGCGACGACAGGCTACGATCTTGCTACAGGATGGGGAAGCCTTGACGTAGCCAACTTCGTCAATAAGTGGAGTCTTGCCTCGCCGACGGGCGTCAACGGCTCCATCGGGACAGCAATCTCGACCACGACTGTCTCGACCACCAGCGCGTCATGCGGCCTTCAGGGCAAGATCGCTCTGACCATCACTGTCGCCGGCAGTGGCAGCACTCCCACTGGTACTGTTCAGATCGTCGATCTTGGCCCGAGCGGCACCGCCTCGACCGTCCTGGGTTCTGCTACTCTCTCTGGCGGCACTGCTACCTATACGCTCGATACCTCGACGCTTAGCTCCGGCGGCAACACCATCAACGCGGTCTACTCCGGCGACTCGAACTACGCGGGCTCGAAGGGACCGCTCTCTCTCGATATAGTCTCTTCCAGCCAAAAGGACTTCGCCCTCACCCCCTGCACCGCTTCTGCTTCGGCCAGGTCAGGTTCGACGGCAAACGGAGTCACGTTTACCCTGACGCCTGCCAACGGCTTCACCGGCACCATCACCCTCAGCGCCAGCGCAGACAGCCCGCTCTCTGGGACCTACACCTTCACTCCCTCATCTGTAACCATCGGCTCTACATCTGCGGTGACCACGAGTTTCGTCCTTACGGCATTTGTGAGCCAGGCCAGGACGGGCAGTACGCTTAGCTCTTCCAATGGGCCTCCGCTCCGTGGTCGGGCTCCGTGGTACGTCGCAGGTTCGGGAGCCACCCTCGCTTGCGCACTCCTCCTCATCGCGCCGCGCCGCAGGCGTTGGGGAGCACTGCTTGCAGTACTACTTTCCGTAGCTGCAATCAGCGTCTCTGGTTGCGGATCGAGCAGTAGCAGCTCTACGGGCTCGGGCTCTGGTGGAGGCACTGTCACTAATGCAACTCCGGGGACTTACACCGTCAATGTCACGGCCACCTCTGGCAATCTCGTGCATACCTCAACCGTCACCTTCACCGTGCAATAGTTCCTGCGCCACAAAACCAGAGGCCGCGGCCTCTTGCATGTTCGCGAAACGGCGCCAAGCTAAACGGTCGCCGGCATGACCTCAGGAATCTTTTCGTTGCAACCCTCGGCGATGCGCATCAGATATTCCTGAGCGTTAAAGGGCTCGCCTGACTGCGGAGCCCGCACATAGCTGCCATCAGGCTGCAACAACCGCGCCTTGGTATTGTCCGCGAGGTACGCCGCGAGGATCTCCTCGCGTAGCCGCCTCTTCAGGTCAGGCTGAGTAACAGGGAAGACCGCCTCGCACCGCTCCAGCAGGTTACGTGGCATCCAGTCGGCGCTACCGCAGTAGATGTCCTCATGGCCGCCATTGGCGAAGCAGAAGATGCGACTGTGCTCAAGGAACCTTCCGACGATGCTGCGCACTCGGATCCTTTCGCTGAGACCAGGGACTCCGGGACGCAGCAGGCACATGCCTCGCACGATGAGGTCGATCTCCACGCCCGCCTGTGAGGCGGCGTACAGCGCCTCCACCGTCTTCGGGTCGATGAGTCCGTTCACCTTCGCAATGATCGCTGCCGGCCGTCCTGCGCGGGCGTGTGCTGTCTCACGCTCAATCATCGCCAGCGTCTCCTTCGCCAGAGTCAGCGGAGCCACCAGCAGTGGCTTGAGCGACTCCGCCTCGGTCTCTGCTGTCAGGTAGTTGAAGACTTTCTGCACGGCGGCAGTCATATCCGGTCGCGAGGTCAGCAGGCTCACGTCCGTGTAAAAGCGCGCCGTCACGGGGTTATAGTTACCCGTCCCCAGATGGGCGTAGCGCCGTACGACGCCATCGGGATCGCGTCGCACCAGCAGAGACAGTTTGCAGTGCGTCTTGAAGCCAAAGATACCGTGATAGACACCCACGCCCGCTTCTTCCAACTCGCGCGCCCAGCGGATGTTCGAGTCTTCGTCAAAACGCGCCATCAGCTCTACAACGACCGTCACATCCTTGCTCTGGCCTGCTTCAATCAGCGCGCGGAAGATCGGCGAGTCCTTGCTTGTGCGGTAGAGCGTCTGCTTCATCGAGATGACATTAGGGTCCTGCGCGCCCGCCTCAATGAAACCCTCCACTGCAGCGTACGAATCGAAGGGATGATGTAATAGAACGTCTCTTTGCCGCAGTTCATGAAAGATATCAGTAGACTTCGCGCTCAGCCTGAACTCGCGTGCTCCAAATGGCGGATACTTCAGCGCGGGCCGCTTTACCTCGGCATACAGGTTCATCAGCCGCGACAGATTCACTGGCCCATCGGTACGAAAGACCTGCTTTGGCTCGAGTTCGAAGTTCGTCCGCAGCCGCTCAACGATCTCATCGGTCGCAGAACTCTCAACCTCCAGCCGCACGGCGTCGCCCTTGCGGCGGTTGTAGAGCTCCGAACGCACGCTTTCCAGCACTGAACGTGACTCTTCCTCCTGCATGTACAGGTTGCTGTTGCGCGTTACGCGGAAGGCCGACCGCGAGAGCACCTCATAGCCCCGGAACATCCTCTCGACCTGAGACTCGATCAGCTCGTGCAGCAGGATAAAGTCACTATACCCATCGTCGGCGCATAGCGGAATCAGCCTTGGCAGCGCGCGCGGTATCGTCACGACGCCCAGAATCGAAGCCACTTGCTTGCCATTGGTCCGGCGTTTCCGCTTGAGTAGCAGAGCAATGCACAGCGCCTTGTTCAAGACATGCGGAAACGGATGGGAAGGATCGATTGTTACGGGCGTCAACAGGGGATCGACCTCGGAGGCATAGAACTCCAGGGCCTGATGGCGAGCCTGCTCGCTCAACTCGCTCCAGCGCAGCACTCGAATCTTCTCTGCCGCCATCGCAGGAAGCAGACTCTCATTCCAGCATCGGTACTGGGCCTCAACAAAGCTCGCTATCTGCTGGCTCAACCGGTCGAGCCTCTGTTGCGCGGTCAGGCCTCCCTCATCGAGTTGATGTGGCTGGCTGTAGCTGTCTTCGATCCGCTGCAGAATGCCAGCCACACGAATCTCGACAAACTCGTCGAGATTGCTCGCCGTAATAGCCAGAAACTTGACCCGCTCCATCAGCGGATTTGTGGGATCATTCGCCTCTTCGAGCACCCTCTCGTTGAACTTCAGCCATGACTCATCCCGGTTAAAAAACAGGTTCTCAGCATGTTCCGGAGACTTTCCAGTCGCAACGCGCTTCGAGGTTTTTGTAGCGGTCTTCTTCGTCACAGTCATACAGGTCTATGAGATTACAGCAGTTCCTGGTCTTTGCCGAGATGAACACCTGCCAAATCCCCACTCACAGACAGCAGGAAATCTCCACCGCCAAGGATAAGTAGTCTTACGTCCGCAGGGCAGGGAACAGCCATTTTCCCTACTCTGGCGGAAAGAGAAACCTCAGCATCGGAGCCACACGTTGAGCCCAGGCCAGTTCATTGTGCTCCGCGCCTTGCGCCTCGGTGTAAGCAAGGTCCTGACCGAGCTGCCATCCCTTTCTGATCAATCCTCGTTCAAGAGCGCGCGCGTTCGGAACAGCTCGCCTACTCTCGCATGTGCCCACATCCAGCCAGATTCGAAGGTCCGGCTTCCTATCGATTCCGGCTACCGACTTCAGAATGGCGCGATTCTGCCACCATACCGAGGGCGACATCACAGCGAGCCTGCCAAAGATCGTGGGATAGCGCAACCCAAGGTAGAGCGAAACCAGCCCTCCCAGCGACGACCCGCCAATCCCATAGTTGCCGGCTCCAGGTCGTGTGCGATAAGTCCTTTCGATAAAAGGCCTTAGCTCCTCGGTCAGCATTCGGCCGTAAGCATCTGCCTGTCCACCCCCAAGCCGTGTGTCTTCCGTAGGCGTGTACTCGTCAATGCGGCGCTTGCCAGTGTTATAAATGCCCACAATGATCAGAGGCTCGATGGCGTCCGCGGCAATCAACTCGTCGGCGGTCTCTCCCATGCGCCAGTGGTTTCCCGGGATAAACGCGGTCTTCGGGTCGAACAGATTCTGGCCATCCTGCATAAATAGAACAGGATAGCGGCGTTCTTGCTCGGCTTCATACATTGGAGGCAGATAGGCGATCAGGTCATGCTTCTCCTCCATATACTGCGAGGCAAACTGCAGATGCTTTTGCAGGCGCGACTCAAGGATTACTGTTGTGGCCGCGAGCGCGTTCTGATCTTCAGGTCTGACCGAATCCGTATTCATTCTGTAATAATGTCTGATCTTTAGAGTACCAAGCCCCCACCCTGCAATGGAAAGGCGCGACAATATTGAACCGCGAATATCATCGCTGGTGGTCAAATGATCTTCAGCGCGACATGGAGATGCTCGTCTTCGGCCATGGCGGCGCAAAAGTTCTTGTCTTTCCAACGTCTCAGGGGCGCTTCTTCGAATATGAAGACAACCAGATGATCGCCTCCGTCGCCGACCGCATCGACGCCGGGCATCTCCAATTCTTTTGCGTCGACAGCGTGGACAGCGAGAGCTGGTACAACAAAGGCGCGCACCCCTATTGGCGAGTACAGCGCCACCTCCAGTACGAGCGCTACCTTCTCAACGATGTCCTGCCGTTGACGTGGCGCATGAACTCCTCACCCCGCACCATCACGACTGGCTGCAGCTTTGGTGGCTACCATGCGCTCAACCTCGCCTTCCGCCATCCTGACAAGGTCAACGGCTGCGTCACGATGGGAGGCGCGTACGACATCAAACAGTTTCTCGATGGCTGGTATAGCGATGACGCTTACTTCAATAATCCACCCGACTATCTATCGAACTGCACCGACGGCTGGCGCTACAACCACATGCGCACCATTCTGGCTACGGGCGAATGGGACATATGCCTTGGCGATAATCAGCGGATGGCCGAGGTCCTGGGGAGCCGAGGCATTCCTCATGAGCTCTATGTCTGGGGCGATCATGCCGACCACGATTGGCCGTGGTGGCGTTCAATGATAAGGGTTTATCTGGAATGAGCTACCGGTTCATCCGGAGCGAATGAGAACTCGATCCAGGTTTTTCTGCAAATTCTGCCTCCTTCACCTACAATGCAGTTCCGGTCACAAGAGCCGCGCTGTTTTCTCGCAAAATGCCCGGGGGACGGATACGTGTCACTCTTGCGGACAAAGGAGTAGCCGTGAAAAAGATCGGGGTCATCTTCGGGATGGAGAGTACGTTCCCTCCAGCGTTGGTCGACAAGATCAACTCCATGGGGGAGCCAGGAATCCACGCAGAGCTTGCGTCCATTGGAGAGGTCCGTATGGCGGAGCCTTCTCCCTACGATGTCATCGTCGACCGCATCTCCCATGACATCCCCTTCTATCGCGGCTATCTCAAGAACGCGGCGTTGTCGGGCACGACGATCATCAACAATCCGTTCTGGTGGAGCGCGGACGACAAGTTCTTCAACTTCGCGCTTGGTACCAAACTGGGAGTCGCGATCCCCAAAACGGTGCTCTTGCCGCACAAGCAGCATCCGGCGGGGACTACTGATCAGTCCATGCGCAATCTGCAATTTCCATTGCCGTGGGAGAGCATCTTCAGCTATGTAGGTTTCCCCGCATTTCTGAAACCCTTCGACGGCGGCGGCTGGCGGGACGTTTACAAGGTGGACTCGCCTGAAGAGTTCTTCCACGCCTATGACCAGACCCGCGATCTCTGTATGACGTTGCAGCGCGCCGTGAAGTTTAAGGAGTACTTTCGCTGCTACGTTGTCGGCCAGGAGAAGGTGCACATCATGCACTACGATCCGTCGGCTCCCTTCCACGAGCGCTATGTGAAGAATCCGCCGCCGGTCGATGCCAAGCTGCTGCAGCGCGTGGAGCGGGATGCGCTGATCCTCTGCCGCGCCCTTGGTTACGACCTCAACACCGTCGAGTTCGCCTGCGAAGGCGGCATCCCCTATGCCATCGACTTCATGAATCCCGCGCCGGACGCGGATGTCAATTCCGTTGGACAGAAGAACTTTGACTGGATCGTAAATGCAGTGGCAGAACTCGCCGTTCGCAAAGCGAAGGAGCACGCAGGTCAGCCTTATACGTATCGCTGGAGTACATTTCTGAGCGGTCAATCCGATGAATCGGCGGGCGCCACGCAGACTAGCTCTACAAATATCTCAGAACCAAAGAAGAAGACCAGGGGGTGAACGGATGAACCGGCCAAGCCTCAGCATCGGAATTGAAGAGGAGTACCAGACGATCGATCCGGAGACACGTGATCTCCGGTCGCACATTCAATCGGAGATTCTTCCCAAGGCCAAGCGCGTGTTGCACGAATCGGTCAAGCCAGAAATGCACCAGTCCGTTATCGAAGTGGGAACCAGGGTCTGCTGCGGCATCAAGGAGGCGCGCGAGGACATCCGCAACCTGCGGCGCGCGATGATTACGCTCGCCAGTCAGAACGGCCTGCTGCTTGCCGCCGGCAGTACGCATCCCTTCGCCGACTGGAAGGTCCAGGAGATCTACCCGGACGAGCGCTACCATAAGGTGCTCCAGGAGCTTCAGATGGTTGCCCGTGCCAATCTTGTGTTCGGGCTCCATGTGCACGTCGGCATCGAGGACCGGAACACCGCGATCCACATCATGAATTCGATGCGGTACTTTCTGCCTCACATTCTTGCTCTCTCCACAAACTCACCATTCTGGGAGGGCCAGCCGACGGGATTCAAGTCATATCGCTCCAAGGTCTTTGAGCGCTTTCCGCGCACGGGCATCCCCGACGTCTTCGCCAACTGGGCTGACTATGAGACGTTCGTGAACCTGCTGGTCAAGACAGGCTGCATCGACAACGGCAAGAAGATATGGTGGGACATCCGTCCTCATCCACACTTCAACACGCTTGAAGTGCGTGTGTGCGATATCCCCATGCGGCTCGACGAGACGATGGCCATCGCGGCCCTCATTCAGGCAACAGTTGCGATGCTGTACAAGCTGCACGCGTCCAACAAGAGCTACCGTATCTACGGACGCGCATTGCTGATGGAAAACAAGTTCCGCGCAGCCCGCTACGGCCTCGACGGTAAGCTCATCGATTTCGGAAAAGAAGAAGAGGTTCCGTTACGCGATTTGATGCCGGAATACCTGAACTTAATCGACGATGTCGTTGATGAGCTCGGCTCTCGCGAAGAAATTGACTACATACACGAAATGCTTAAGATGGGTACCGGAGCCGACCGCCAACTCAAGGTGTATGAAGAAACTGGCGACTTGAAGAAGGTTGTGGATTACATGGTCTCCGAGACTCGGGTCGGGGTCTGCGAGCCTACTCCTGCACTCGCATAGTAGTCTTAGCTAAGAAGGGACTGTACTTGAATCAACCTGTTCTCACCGATCTCACGAAGACCGCATTTGATCCTGAACTCTCCCCCGGCGCATATAACGCGGTTAACACTTGCCTGCGCATTCAGCCGTCTGAGAAGGTCACGCTCATTACCGACCAAGAGTGCCTTGAGATCGCAGCCAGCCTTGCACACGAACTCGCCAAGGTTGGCTCCCAATTCAAAGCGTTTGTTCTGGAAGACCTTGCGCCTCGCCCTCTCACCGGGTTGCCGGAAGAGATCGCAAGCGATATGGAAACCAGTCAGGTCAGCATCTTCGCCGTCCGCGTGCAGCAAAGGGAACTGAAGTCGCGCATGCAGATGACCGACATCGTCAACCGGCGCAGGATTCGCCACGCCCATATGGTTAACATCAATCGCCAGATCATGCTGGAAGGCATGCGCGCGGACTACAACCGTGTCGACGCGCTCAGCCGGAATGTCATCGACATCGTCAGCCGGGCGAAAGAGATCAGGGCAACGAACCCCGCGGGTAGCGATTTCACGGCACGGCTGAACCCGAACTACCGCTGGCTCAAGACCAGCGGCATCATCAGCCCGGACAAGTGGGGCAATCTTCCCGGGGGCGAGGTCTTCACGACTCCCGGAGAAGTCAACGGGATCTGCGTCGTCGACGGCGTCGTCGGAGACTATCTGTGTGAAAAGTATCAGGACCTCGCAAGCCATCCCCTGACCATCCACATCAAGAACAACCGCATCACCGAAGTCTTCAGCGACAACAAGGAGTTGGAGGCGGAGTTCTGGCAGTACACCCACACCGATGAGAACAGTGACCGCGTTGGCGAGTTCGCCATCGGCACGAACATCGAGCTGACCCACCTCGTCGGGAAGATTCTGCAGGACGAGAAGTTCCCCGGCGTGCACATCGCCTTCGGAAATCCATATGGCGCGCACACCGGCGCGGACTGGTACTCCAGTACGCACATCGACGTCGTGGGGACGCGGTTTAATATCTGGGTGGACGGCCGGCAGATCATGGCAGACGGTCGCTTCCTTATCGAGGCCTGAGCATGATTCCGGCCCTGCGTGAGGAGTTCAACCGCAACTACACGCCGGAGAAGTATCGGCACTTCCTCGACGCGCTCGACAAGCGCTGTGGCAGTCACGTCGGCTTTCGTGTCTGCGAAACTCCGTGCTTTCTTCCGAAGACGCTCCTGGATCAGATGGCGCAGTATGGCCGTGAACTTGTCTTGCAGCTCGTTGACGATCCGCAGTATCTTCGCGCCTCGGATGCCTCCATCCCTCCGCAATATAAGGTCGCGAACGAGTCGAGGCTTCCAATGTTCCTGCAAGTCGACTTCGGCCTCGTCCGCAGCACGAGCGGCGAACTCGAGCCGAAGCTCGTGGAGTTGCAGGCCTTTCCCTCGGTCTACGGCTATCAGCCTTTGGCCGCGCAACAGTACGTCGAGTCCTACGCTCTTCCAGAAGATCTAGGGATATATCTCAACGGCTTCAACGGCGAATCGTACTGGAAGCTGCTTCGCAACTCGATTGTTGCCGAACACGACGCGGAGAACGTCATCCTTCTGGAGATCGATCCAATACACCAGAAGACGTTGCCCGATTTTCTGGTGACGCAGCGAGAGTTGGGCATCGCGGTGGTCGATATCCTCTCGCTGATTAAGCGCGGCAGAAAGCTCTTCTATCGCAACGGAGGGCGCGAGATCGAGGTCCATCGCATCTATAACCGCTGCATCGTCGATGAACTCGAACGTAAGAGTGTGACCCTGCCGTTCGATCTGCGAGACGATCTCGACGCCGAATGGGCCGGCCATCCCAACTGGTACTTCCGGATCAGCAAGTTCTCTATCCCTCATCTCAGGCATCGCAGCGTGCCCAGGACGTGGTTTCTCGACGAGGTCAGCAAGTTGCCCGAGGATGCCGAGAACTATCTGCTCAAGCCGCTCTACTCATTTGCCGGGCTCGGAATCAAGTTCGACCCCACGCAGGCCGACGTCGACGCTATCCCGCACGACCAGCGGCATAATTACATTCTCCAGGAGCGCGTTTACTTCGAGCCCGTCATCCACACGCCGCACGGAGCAACGCAGATGGAGATTCGTCTGATGTACGTCTGGCCCGAGGGCGGGGAACTGACACCTGTGCTGCCGCTCATCCGCATGGGCCGCGGCAAGATGATGGGCGTGGACCACAATCGCAACTTGGAATGGGTCGGTGGCTCTGCCGCGCTATGGGCGTGACATCCACTGCGCCGCAGAGCCACTGAGCTTACATCCCGTGCGAGCTACCTGTGCCAGTGCATCTTCCAGCCAAGGTACTTACTCGCAGCCTCATACACGGGAGCCGCAGTCGCTGAGAAGTTCGCCGCCACATGGTGCTCAAAGCCGTTCTCGCAGATGTACCGCAGCAACTCCTGCATCTTCGGAATCTCAACGACACCCGCACCGCCAAAGGTGTTCAGCGGATCATCCGTAAATGCGC
The Edaphobacter bradus genome window above contains:
- a CDS encoding alpha/beta hydrolase, with amino-acid sequence MNTDSVRPEDQNALAATTVILESRLQKHLQFASQYMEEKHDLIAYLPPMYEAEQERRYPVLFMQDGQNLFDPKTAFIPGNHWRMGETADELIAADAIEPLIIVGIYNTGKRRIDEYTPTEDTRLGGGQADAYGRMLTEELRPFIERTYRTRPGAGNYGIGGSSLGGLVSLYLGLRYPTIFGRLAVMSPSVWWQNRAILKSVAGIDRKPDLRIWLDVGTCESRRAVPNARALERGLIRKGWQLGQDLAYTEAQGAEHNELAWAQRVAPMLRFLFPPE
- a CDS encoding protease pro-enzyme activation domain-containing protein produces the protein MRSPFVVRLILPALFAIGLSAFPLEAAVNNRIATVNDNSRRTIEHTIPARARLATDLGEAPADRRLDSVTLHFNMTDAQQAELNQLLIDQQNPSSPHYHQWLSPEQFAARFGLSSSDLAKISSWLTGKGLTITSVGRTGTMITFSGTVGQIEQALGTRIHAYSLNGEQHIANVADPSLPAAISDVVMGVTGLHDFKLKPRAHVRPNYTSSITGNHYIAPGDFYTIYDINPNSINGAGVSIAVVGQTDISTSDVDAFRAASGLSSNSPTIVKATGYVAGTVASDIDEAQLDVEWSGAVAPNASISFVTVGASQSASVIDALLYAISNKVAPIISISYGSCEASWGQSTLASINKSLQMANTMGITVVGPGGDSGATDCDSALSTATQGLAVDFPASSPFVTGIGGTMFNEGTGTYWNSSNGSYSGSATGYIPETVWNESNSSGLGAGGGGASAYFSKPAWQVGTGVPSDLSRDVPDISLDSAASHDGYLFCSKGSCTNGFRNSSSNLNVVGGTSVATPAFAGILALLEQKLNATTGLGNVNPQIYGLANSTYYNNAFHDINSGNNDSPCTAGTPDCPNGGSIGYNATTGYDLATGWGSLDVANFVNKWSLASPTGVNGSIGTAISTTTVSTTSASCGLQGKIALTITVAGSGSTPTGTVQIVDLGPSGTASTVLGSATLSGGTATYTLDTSTLSSGGNTINAVYSGDSNYAGSKGPLSLDIVSSSQKDFALTPCTASASARSGSTANGVTFTLTPANGFTGTITLSASADSPLSGTYTFTPSSVTIGSTSAVTTSFVLTAFVSQARTGSTLSSSNGPPLRGRAPWYVAGSGATLACALLLIAPRRRRWGALLAVLLSVAAISVSGCGSSSSSSTGSGSGGGTVTNATPGTYTVNVTATSGNLVHTSTVTFTVQ
- a CDS encoding carboxylate-amine ligase, with amino-acid sequence MNRPSLSIGIEEEYQTIDPETRDLRSHIQSEILPKAKRVLHESVKPEMHQSVIEVGTRVCCGIKEAREDIRNLRRAMITLASQNGLLLAAGSTHPFADWKVQEIYPDERYHKVLQELQMVARANLVFGLHVHVGIEDRNTAIHIMNSMRYFLPHILALSTNSPFWEGQPTGFKSYRSKVFERFPRTGIPDVFANWADYETFVNLLVKTGCIDNGKKIWWDIRPHPHFNTLEVRVCDIPMRLDETMAIAALIQATVAMLYKLHASNKSYRIYGRALLMENKFRAARYGLDGKLIDFGKEEEVPLRDLMPEYLNLIDDVVDELGSREEIDYIHEMLKMGTGADRQLKVYEETGDLKKVVDYMVSETRVGVCEPTPALA
- a CDS encoding esterase family protein, giving the protein MNREYHRWWSNDLQRDMEMLVFGHGGAKVLVFPTSQGRFFEYEDNQMIASVADRIDAGHLQFFCVDSVDSESWYNKGAHPYWRVQRHLQYERYLLNDVLPLTWRMNSSPRTITTGCSFGGYHALNLAFRHPDKVNGCVTMGGAYDIKQFLDGWYSDDAYFNNPPDYLSNCTDGWRYNHMRTILATGEWDICLGDNQRMAEVLGSRGIPHELYVWGDHADHDWPWWRSMIRVYLE
- a CDS encoding aminopeptidase yields the protein MNQPVLTDLTKTAFDPELSPGAYNAVNTCLRIQPSEKVTLITDQECLEIAASLAHELAKVGSQFKAFVLEDLAPRPLTGLPEEIASDMETSQVSIFAVRVQQRELKSRMQMTDIVNRRRIRHAHMVNINRQIMLEGMRADYNRVDALSRNVIDIVSRAKEIRATNPAGSDFTARLNPNYRWLKTSGIISPDKWGNLPGGEVFTTPGEVNGICVVDGVVGDYLCEKYQDLASHPLTIHIKNNRITEVFSDNKELEAEFWQYTHTDENSDRVGEFAIGTNIELTHLVGKILQDEKFPGVHIAFGNPYGAHTGADWYSSTHIDVVGTRFNIWVDGRQIMADGRFLIEA
- a CDS encoding ATP-grasp domain-containing protein; the encoded protein is MKKIGVIFGMESTFPPALVDKINSMGEPGIHAELASIGEVRMAEPSPYDVIVDRISHDIPFYRGYLKNAALSGTTIINNPFWWSADDKFFNFALGTKLGVAIPKTVLLPHKQHPAGTTDQSMRNLQFPLPWESIFSYVGFPAFLKPFDGGGWRDVYKVDSPEEFFHAYDQTRDLCMTLQRAVKFKEYFRCYVVGQEKVHIMHYDPSAPFHERYVKNPPPVDAKLLQRVERDALILCRALGYDLNTVEFACEGGIPYAIDFMNPAPDADVNSVGQKNFDWIVNAVAELAVRKAKEHAGQPYTYRWSTFLSGQSDESAGATQTSSTNISEPKKKTRG
- the ppk1 gene encoding polyphosphate kinase 1 encodes the protein MTVTKKTATKTSKRVATGKSPEHAENLFFNRDESWLKFNERVLEEANDPTNPLMERVKFLAITASNLDEFVEIRVAGILQRIEDSYSQPHQLDEGGLTAQQRLDRLSQQIASFVEAQYRCWNESLLPAMAAEKIRVLRWSELSEQARHQALEFYASEVDPLLTPVTIDPSHPFPHVLNKALCIALLLKRKRRTNGKQVASILGVVTIPRALPRLIPLCADDGYSDFILLHELIESQVERMFRGYEVLSRSAFRVTRNSNLYMQEEESRSVLESVRSELYNRRKGDAVRLEVESSATDEIVERLRTNFELEPKQVFRTDGPVNLSRLMNLYAEVKRPALKYPPFGAREFRLSAKSTDIFHELRQRDVLLHHPFDSYAAVEGFIEAGAQDPNVISMKQTLYRTSKDSPIFRALIEAGQSKDVTVVVELMARFDEDSNIRWARELEEAGVGVYHGIFGFKTHCKLSLLVRRDPDGVVRRYAHLGTGNYNPVTARFYTDVSLLTSRPDMTAAVQKVFNYLTAETEAESLKPLLVAPLTLAKETLAMIERETAHARAGRPAAIIAKVNGLIDPKTVEALYAASQAGVEIDLIVRGMCLLRPGVPGLSERIRVRSIVGRFLEHSRIFCFANGGHEDIYCGSADWMPRNLLERCEAVFPVTQPDLKRRLREEILAAYLADNTKARLLQPDGSYVRAPQSGEPFNAQEYLMRIAEGCNEKIPEVMPATV